GCCGCTGAAGATATCGCCCGCGATGTCATCCTCTTCGAGCTTGGTGTTCACCGGCAGGATGATGTCAGCCAGGAGGGCGTCGTTCTCCAGCCAGGGGTGCTGGGCCCACATGAACTCGATATCGGGGTGACGCATGGCCCGGATGTAGTCGTTGCCGGAGTTCCAGCAGGTGATCCAGGAGGGGGAGTCGGTCCACACAGCGTGGATCTTGGAGCAGCCTGGGGCCGGATAGCTGCGGTGGACGAACTGGTCCTCCCGGGGCGCCGTCTCGGACTCGCAGCCCCACCAGTCGCACTTGCCCTCCAGGATGGCCTTGGGCACGTAGGTCTTGGGGATCGAGGGGTCGTTCTTGTCCGAGGGGTGGCCGCCCGTGTAGGCCGTGCGCAGGTTGGGCACCCGGAAGGGCTTGGGCTGGGCGTACTGATCGGGGAAGTCGAAGAGCCCCCACTCGATCATCTTCACCTGGTTGACCCCGGGCTTGCCCAGGCCCTGCATGGCCAGGCAGATGTTCTGGAGCCGGGCGGGCTCGGTCGCGTAGGGCCCCCGGATGCCGGGGCCACCATTCCCGATGACCACGCTGGTGCGCTTGGAGGCCCACTCCCGGGCCAGGGCCTTGATGGTGCGGGCGGGGACCCCGCAGAGGGGAGCGGCCCACTCGGGGGTCTTGGGAGTACCGTCCTCCTCACCCATGACATAAGCCTCGTAGGCCTCCACACCGACGGCGTGGGTCTTGAGGTAGTCCTTGTCGTAGGTGCCCTCCTTGAACCAGACGTAGGTGATGGCCAGGTAGAGGGCGGCATCGGTATTGGGCAGCACCGGGATCCAGCGGTCGGCATGGACCGCCGCAGCGTAGTTCAGGTCAGGGCAGACGTAGATCTGCTTGATGCCCAGCTCGCTGTACCAGTAGCTCAGTCGGCTGGGGAGCTGGCCCTGCCAGCCCCAGGGGGTGGTCTCCTGGTCGCAGCCCCAGAAGAGCAGCAGCTCACAGTTCTTGGCCACATCGTAGAGCAGGTTGCTCTGCTTGCCCTGCCCCACGGGCTCACAGCCCCAGAAGTGCTTGCTCCCCCACCACCAGCCTTCCCAGGAGTCGGGCTGACGGATCTGGAGGGTGTAGCCACCCCAGAGGGGCAGGAGCTTGCGACCGGCCCCGTGGCAGGCCTGGACGACCTTGTTCTCACCGTGCTGGTCGCACTGGTAGAGCAGGCAGGTGGGCCCGTAGGCCTCCTTGAGTCGGCCCATTTCCTTGGCGATGGTGTCCAGCGCCTCTTCCCAGGAGATCCGGACGTATTTGCTCTTGCCCCGGTTCTGGGTGTTGCGCCCCCCGGCTCCCGTGGAACCCGGGGCGCCGCTGGGATCCCAGTCCACCCGCTTCATGGGATAGCGGATGCGGGCGGGGGAGTAGACCCGCTTCTTGTAGGCCAGGGAGTACGGCGGCAGCAGGGTCTTCATGCTGGGCTCGAAGACCTTCCCCCGGACCACCATCTTCCAGGGATTCATGTGCTTTTCCGGATCGTACTTCCAGTCGTAATGCATGGGGCGGATGCGGATG
The sequence above is drawn from the uncultured Holophaga sp. genome and encodes:
- a CDS encoding molybdopterin dinucleotide binding domain-containing protein, which encodes MAEDRAKQSKSGEKTLIRDISFCGVPENGSNASMVDVKDGRIIRIRPMHYDWKYDPEKHMNPWKMVVRGKVFEPSMKTLLPPYSLAYKKRVYSPARIRYPMKRVDWDPSGAPGSTGAGGRNTQNRGKSKYVRISWEEALDTIAKEMGRLKEAYGPTCLLYQCDQHGENKVVQACHGAGRKLLPLWGGYTLQIRQPDSWEGWWWGSKHFWGCEPVGQGKQSNLLYDVAKNCELLLFWGCDQETTPWGWQGQLPSRLSYWYSELGIKQIYVCPDLNYAAAVHADRWIPVLPNTDAALYLAITYVWFKEGTYDKDYLKTHAVGVEAYEAYVMGEEDGTPKTPEWAAPLCGVPARTIKALAREWASKRTSVVIGNGGPGIRGPYATEPARLQNICLAMQGLGKPGVNQVKMIEWGLFDFPDQYAQPKPFRVPNLRTAYTGGHPSDKNDPSIPKTYVPKAILEGKCDWWGCESETAPREDQFVHRSYPAPGCSKIHAVWTDSPSWITCWNSGNDYIRAMRHPDIEFMWAQHPWLENDALLADIILPVNTKLEEDDIAGDIFSGQYNLLYPEQKCIEPLGESYSDYEIVCMLADKLGLLKEYTGGKSIPELIKYGYETSRCADLITWEELKEKGYLVIPTADGWEKEPAGFQRFYEDPEKHPLTTPTGKLEFESTGLKANFPDDLERPPVPKWVPKGISHEETLGTERGKKYPLLVCSNHPRWSVHSQHEDITWLREIETCKVTGPDGYQYHPVWLHPSTAEARGIGQGDIVSIFNERGAVLAGAYVTERIMPGVIYIDHGAKWDPIEPGVIDRGGAINTIVPAHTTSRKAVGHAVSGFLADVAKADLDELKRKYPDAFRRPFHPTAGPGLQGFMIGGE